In Vibrio crassostreae, one DNA window encodes the following:
- a CDS encoding GNAT family N-acetyltransferase, with protein MQIRTAKVTDISSILELSEQINRQHHLGAPMVFAPASQGLGDSEEYWLGLMLDSVGAFFVAVDDQQVVGFLAGKVTQNKGVSFIQSHKVARVNTIVVNDQVQSQGVGRALMKSFNQWAQASGAIELRLEVMEFNQQAKGFYESLGMETQSRTMSMRFEEI; from the coding sequence ATGCAAATCCGGACCGCCAAGGTAACTGATATTAGCTCGATCTTGGAGCTCTCTGAACAGATAAACCGTCAACACCACCTTGGTGCTCCTATGGTGTTTGCGCCAGCCTCACAGGGTTTAGGTGATAGTGAAGAATATTGGTTGGGATTGATGCTTGATTCGGTTGGCGCTTTCTTTGTTGCGGTTGACGATCAACAGGTGGTTGGCTTCTTAGCTGGGAAGGTAACGCAGAATAAAGGGGTTAGCTTTATTCAGTCGCATAAGGTGGCAAGGGTGAATACGATTGTGGTGAACGATCAGGTTCAGAGTCAAGGCGTCGGCAGAGCGTTGATGAAGTCATTCAATCAATGGGCGCAAGCGAGTGGTGCTATCGAGCTTAGGTTAGAAGTGATGGAGTTTAATCAGCAAGCTAAGGGTTTCTATGAGTCGTTAGGAATGGAAACTCAGTCACGAACCATGTCCATGCGTTTTGAGGAGATTTGA
- a CDS encoding L,D-transpeptidase family protein produces MRLFWSLLLCLLFVVPNANAEQVVVEKIVSDATAIETIVFESAPAHSQRVSTSSSNSNSKHVIIVDDVLSSNSGEQVAQLSQGSSIRPPQSSSRQFYTLPASSSDTDSLLQVVTLVKVDKSKRRMYLLKGEEVIQEFRIALGKQPKGHKRFEGDNRTPEGEYQLDYVMEESDFYRSVHINYPQPSDRQWAENNDVDPGGNIKIHGIKNGERRSPSFIQSFDWTDGCIALTNQDMDEFIQLVKMGTPIHIEW; encoded by the coding sequence GTGCGTCTGTTTTGGTCTTTATTACTGTGTTTACTGTTTGTGGTTCCGAACGCGAATGCTGAGCAGGTCGTAGTCGAGAAAATAGTCTCTGACGCGACGGCGATCGAGACGATTGTATTCGAGTCGGCACCAGCTCACTCTCAACGTGTCTCAACGTCTTCATCTAATTCAAACTCCAAACATGTGATTATTGTGGATGATGTCCTTAGCAGTAATTCTGGCGAACAAGTTGCCCAGTTGTCTCAAGGTTCATCTATACGTCCACCTCAAAGCTCATCTCGACAGTTTTATACTCTACCAGCTTCCTCTTCTGATACAGATTCGTTGCTGCAAGTGGTCACCTTGGTCAAAGTTGATAAGTCTAAACGCAGAATGTACCTGCTCAAGGGTGAAGAGGTGATTCAGGAATTTCGAATTGCACTCGGCAAGCAACCAAAAGGGCATAAACGTTTTGAAGGAGACAACCGAACGCCTGAAGGGGAATACCAACTCGACTATGTGATGGAAGAGTCGGATTTCTATCGTTCAGTGCATATCAACTACCCGCAACCTTCGGATAGGCAGTGGGCAGAAAATAATGATGTCGACCCTGGTGGGAACATCAAAATCCACGGCATCAAGAATGGTGAGCGTCGTTCACCGAGTTTTATTCAAAGCTTTGATTGGACGGATGGCTGTATTGCACTAACCAATCAAGACATGGATGAGTTTATTCAACTCGTAAAAATGGGCACCCCTATCCATATCGAATGGTAG
- a CDS encoding glycerophosphodiester phosphodiesterase family protein, producing MSSIIVGHRGVAGTHPENTKASIEQAAKLGLKWIEVDIQPTQDDQLVVCHDHTLERCSDGKGRVDEHTLAELRQLDFGSWKSEQFAGERILTLEELLALVEQHDLSVNLEIKVDSRHQAPHVVDLLHTELIRSNLDTDRVLLSSFSHQVVSEMARHLPRYRVGVITEQLTQADLMLIDEVKAFSCHMNYEHVIQSDLDTLGEAKIQTWCYTVNDPSHFKFISKVDAVFTDFPNQFTSIN from the coding sequence ATGTCGTCTATCATCGTAGGTCATCGGGGTGTAGCAGGTACTCACCCAGAAAATACCAAGGCAAGCATTGAACAAGCCGCTAAACTCGGTTTGAAATGGATTGAAGTAGATATTCAGCCAACTCAGGATGATCAACTTGTGGTTTGTCACGACCACACCCTTGAGCGCTGCAGCGATGGCAAAGGTCGTGTCGACGAACACACCCTTGCAGAACTGCGTCAGCTTGATTTTGGCAGTTGGAAGTCTGAGCAGTTCGCTGGTGAAAGAATATTGACGCTGGAAGAATTGCTCGCGCTTGTTGAGCAGCATGATCTCAGCGTCAACTTAGAGATTAAAGTCGACAGTCGACATCAAGCCCCTCATGTCGTTGATTTGCTACATACAGAGTTGATTCGTTCAAATCTAGACACCGACAGAGTGCTGCTTTCAAGTTTCAGCCATCAAGTGGTTTCTGAAATGGCTCGTCACCTGCCGAGATACCGCGTTGGTGTAATTACAGAGCAACTGACTCAAGCCGACTTGATGTTGATTGACGAAGTTAAAGCGTTCAGCTGCCACATGAACTACGAACACGTGATTCAGAGCGATCTCGATACACTAGGTGAAGCAAAAATCCAAACATGGTGCTACACCGTAAACGATCCGTCTCACTTCAAATTCATCTCAAAAGTAGATGCCGTATTCACTGATTTCCCGAATCAATTTACCTCTATAAATTGA
- a CDS encoding sulfite exporter TauE/SafE family protein, whose protein sequence is MDLIFSPTFPILGAIFIFAAIVRGFSGFGFTLVALPLSALFVPVIELVPVFMLIDLLGNVQLLPKVRKHVNWRWVSKVFIPCFAFTPVGLLLLKSVSQDTIILIISAFIFASALMIYKGFQYKSEPRFAPYILGSLAGIMNGAASMSGPPVGTHALASPVAPHIARAGLIAFFVLADSSAFVSASIAGLVDRDVVWLTLALLPSSMFGGYVGSKLFERFGGEKFKPVTIALLIVIAIFSAGRVLL, encoded by the coding sequence ATGGATCTCATTTTTAGTCCAACTTTCCCAATTTTGGGTGCAATCTTCATTTTCGCCGCTATTGTTCGTGGCTTCTCAGGTTTCGGTTTCACCTTAGTGGCATTGCCATTAAGTGCGTTGTTCGTGCCTGTTATCGAACTGGTTCCTGTTTTCATGTTGATCGACCTACTCGGCAATGTTCAATTGCTACCTAAGGTTCGAAAACACGTTAACTGGCGCTGGGTTTCAAAGGTCTTTATCCCTTGCTTTGCCTTCACACCTGTTGGCTTACTTCTGCTTAAATCGGTTAGCCAAGACACGATCATCTTGATCATCAGTGCCTTTATCTTTGCGTCTGCACTCATGATCTACAAAGGTTTTCAGTATAAAAGCGAACCAAGATTTGCTCCTTATATTCTAGGTAGCCTTGCAGGGATCATGAATGGCGCGGCGTCGATGTCTGGCCCTCCGGTTGGCACACACGCCTTAGCAAGCCCGGTCGCTCCACACATTGCCAGAGCTGGCCTGATTGCCTTCTTCGTGTTGGCGGACTCGAGTGCGTTTGTTTCAGCATCGATCGCAGGATTGGTCGATCGAGATGTGGTTTGGCTGACTCTTGCACTCTTGCCAAGCAGCATGTTTGGCGGCTATGTGGGATCTAAACTGTTCGAAAGATTTGGTGGAGAGAAATTCAAGCCCGTGACCATTGCGCTGCTTATCGTAATTGCTATTTTCAGTGCAGGGCGAGTTTTACTGTAA